The Salvelinus sp. IW2-2015 linkage group LG31, ASM291031v2, whole genome shotgun sequence genome window below encodes:
- the LOC111955868 gene encoding cyclic AMP-responsive element-binding protein 5 isoform X1 — MIHRHKHEMTLKFSSTKADPLADQTPTPTRFLRNCEEVGLFNEIEQEFRQAQEEQNIKQTQSLPQNGSSCVNQPQPHSQHQPQSHGGMRGLSCSMAGQQALPSAQSNSVITQAHSMLTHSGPVPGPLSSLLHLRNNRQRQPLAASMPGTLPDPAMQGASAQHMSMERQMSMGSSMMSIQGPAHNSSCSSPQRAKTMGHPHQHHHQHQHPGAVANSNMDPTIGHMMEMMSPRQRHTHLQQQQPHQHLQQAPPISYQQHCHASPHHLGSAHSQGHQSGNVLHHVHQSPPSHLQASHTHQTSPHLPLHSIAVQSSQQTHSLHAGQAAGGRRRRSVDQDPDERRQKFLERNRAAATRCRQKRKVWVSALEKKAEELTHNNMQLQNEVTTLRSEVGQLKQILLTHKDCPVSARQRESQGYLSPGSSTGSPSPLCPGSQQQAIQSNSISTSSAGGGDGAHSN; from the exons ATGATCCACAGACACAAGCATGAGATGACCCTCAAGTTCTCCTCGACCAAGGCTGATCCCCTCGCAG ACCAGACCCCAACGCCGACACGTTTCCTGCGTAACTGTGAGGAGGTGGGCCTCTTCAATGAGATCGAACAAGAGTTCCGCCAGGCACAGGAAGAGCAGAACATTAAACAG ACTCAGAGTCTCCCTCAGAATGGATCATCATGTGTGAACCAGCCCCAGCCCCACTCCCAACACCAACCACAATCCCATGGTGGTATGAGGGGTCTAAGCTGCAGCATGGCTGGCCAACAAGCACTGCCCTCTGCCCAGTCCAACTCAGTCATCACTCAGGCCCACTCCATGCTCACACACTCAGG ACCTGTCCCTGggcccctctcctccctactgcacctgaggaacaacagacagagacagccccTGGCCGCCTCCATGCCTGGCACCCTGCCAGACCCAGCCATGCAGGGAGCATCTGCCCAGCATATGTCT ATGGAAAGACAGATGTCTATGGGATCCAGTATGATGAGCATCCAAGGTCCCGCCCACAACTCTTCCTGCTCTTCACCTCAG AGGGCTAAAACTATGGGTCACCCCCACCAACACCatcaccaacaccaacaccccGGAGCTGTCGCCAACAGCAACATGGATCCCACCATAGGTCACATGATGGAGATGATGTCACCGCGGCAACGACACACtcacctgcagcagcagcagcctcatCAGCACCTGCAACAGGCTCCGCCCATCTCCTACCAGCAGCACTGCCACGCCTCTCCACATCACCTGGGAAGCGCCCACAGCCAGGGGCACCAATCAGGGAATGTGCTGCATCATGTCCACCAATCACCTCCCTCGCACCTGCAGGccagccacacccaccaaacctCCCCTCACCTGCCCCTCCACTCCATAGCTGTTCAG TCATCCCAGCAGACACATTCCCTGCATGCAGGCCAGGCGGCTGGAGGACGTCGCAGGAGGTCTGTGGACCAGGACCCAGACGAGCGCAGGCAGAAGTTCCTGGAACGCAACCGAGCTGCGGCCACGCGATGCAGACAGAAGAGGAAGGTCTGGGTGTCTGCTctggagaagaaggcagaggAGCTGACGCACAACAACATGCAGCTGCAG AATGAGGTGACCACTCTGAGGTCAGAGGTTGGCCAGCTGAAGCAGATCCTGCTGACCCATAAAGACTGTCCTGTCTCCGCCCGCCAGAGAGAATCACAGGGGTACCTCA
- the LOC111955868 gene encoding cyclic AMP-responsive element-binding protein 5 isoform X2, whose product MIHRHKHEMTLKFSSTKADPLADQTPTPTRFLRNCEEVGLFNEIEQEFRQAQEEQNIKQTQSLPQNGSSCVNQPQPHSQHQPQSHGGMRGLSCSMAGQQALPSAQSNSVITQAHSMLTHSGPVPGPLSSLLHLRNNRQRQPLAASMPGTLPDPAMQGASAQHMSMERQMSMGSSMMSIQGPAHNSSCSSPQRAKTMGHPHQHHHQHQHPGAVANSNMDPTIGHMMEMMSPRQRHTHLQQQQPHQHLQQAPPISYQQHCHASPHHLGSAHSQGHQSGNVLHHVHQSPPSHLQASHTHQTSPHLPLHSIAVQSSQQTHSLHAGQAAGGRRRRSVDQDPDERRQKFLERNRAAATRCRQKRKVWVSALEKKAEELTHNNMQLQNEVTTLRSEVGQLKQILLTHKDCPVSARQRESQGYLSE is encoded by the exons ATGATCCACAGACACAAGCATGAGATGACCCTCAAGTTCTCCTCGACCAAGGCTGATCCCCTCGCAG ACCAGACCCCAACGCCGACACGTTTCCTGCGTAACTGTGAGGAGGTGGGCCTCTTCAATGAGATCGAACAAGAGTTCCGCCAGGCACAGGAAGAGCAGAACATTAAACAG ACTCAGAGTCTCCCTCAGAATGGATCATCATGTGTGAACCAGCCCCAGCCCCACTCCCAACACCAACCACAATCCCATGGTGGTATGAGGGGTCTAAGCTGCAGCATGGCTGGCCAACAAGCACTGCCCTCTGCCCAGTCCAACTCAGTCATCACTCAGGCCCACTCCATGCTCACACACTCAGG ACCTGTCCCTGggcccctctcctccctactgcacctgaggaacaacagacagagacagccccTGGCCGCCTCCATGCCTGGCACCCTGCCAGACCCAGCCATGCAGGGAGCATCTGCCCAGCATATGTCT ATGGAAAGACAGATGTCTATGGGATCCAGTATGATGAGCATCCAAGGTCCCGCCCACAACTCTTCCTGCTCTTCACCTCAG AGGGCTAAAACTATGGGTCACCCCCACCAACACCatcaccaacaccaacaccccGGAGCTGTCGCCAACAGCAACATGGATCCCACCATAGGTCACATGATGGAGATGATGTCACCGCGGCAACGACACACtcacctgcagcagcagcagcctcatCAGCACCTGCAACAGGCTCCGCCCATCTCCTACCAGCAGCACTGCCACGCCTCTCCACATCACCTGGGAAGCGCCCACAGCCAGGGGCACCAATCAGGGAATGTGCTGCATCATGTCCACCAATCACCTCCCTCGCACCTGCAGGccagccacacccaccaaacctCCCCTCACCTGCCCCTCCACTCCATAGCTGTTCAG TCATCCCAGCAGACACATTCCCTGCATGCAGGCCAGGCGGCTGGAGGACGTCGCAGGAGGTCTGTGGACCAGGACCCAGACGAGCGCAGGCAGAAGTTCCTGGAACGCAACCGAGCTGCGGCCACGCGATGCAGACAGAAGAGGAAGGTCTGGGTGTCTGCTctggagaagaaggcagaggAGCTGACGCACAACAACATGCAGCTGCAG AATGAGGTGACCACTCTGAGGTCAGAGGTTGGCCAGCTGAAGCAGATCCTGCTGACCCATAAAGACTGTCCTGTCTCCGCCCGCCAGAGAGAATCACAGGGGTACCTCAGTGAGTAA